From a region of the Acidimicrobiales bacterium genome:
- a CDS encoding LysR family transcriptional regulator, with the protein MTLTQLRTFLTVADAGSVRVAAESLFVSQPAVSGAIASLERELGVALVARQGRGLRLTAAGTGFADDVRTSLGLLDYASRRARSVEDPARGTVRLVAVATATERLLLPVVARFRQENPEAGVTIQVGNRTTVWETLRHHKADLVVAGRPPVAVPAETLARGENRLVVIGPAAATPRAHGSDALHDPGRETWLLREQGSGTRAAADALLAELDINPPTMILGSNAAIERGVELGLGVGLISLDAAAEGIAQGAVSVRACPGTPMIRPWHLVCYAGEPLGPTALALVKSMVGPSGGLKATAEGRRILRS; encoded by the coding sequence CGACGCCGGGTCGGTCCGGGTCGCCGCCGAATCGCTCTTCGTCTCGCAGCCGGCCGTCTCGGGGGCGATCGCCAGCCTCGAGCGTGAGCTGGGGGTGGCGCTCGTCGCCCGCCAGGGCCGCGGCCTCCGCCTCACCGCAGCCGGAACCGGCTTCGCCGACGACGTGCGCACCAGCCTCGGCCTCCTCGACTACGCCTCCCGCCGCGCCCGCAGCGTGGAAGACCCGGCACGGGGCACGGTACGGCTCGTCGCCGTGGCCACCGCCACGGAGCGGTTGCTCCTGCCCGTCGTCGCCCGATTCCGTCAAGAGAACCCCGAGGCCGGTGTCACCATCCAGGTCGGGAACCGGACGACGGTGTGGGAGACTCTGCGCCACCACAAGGCCGACCTCGTCGTGGCCGGGCGGCCACCGGTCGCCGTGCCGGCGGAAACCCTGGCCCGCGGCGAGAACCGGCTCGTCGTCATCGGCCCCGCCGCGGCGACGCCGCGGGCGCACGGGAGCGACGCGCTGCACGACCCGGGTAGGGAGACCTGGCTGCTGCGCGAACAGGGGTCGGGGACGCGCGCGGCCGCCGATGCCTTGCTCGCCGAACTGGACATCAACCCGCCCACGATGATCCTCGGATCCAACGCCGCCATCGAGCGAGGCGTCGAGCTGGGACTCGGCGTGGGCCTCATCTCCCTCGACGCGGCCGCCGAAGGCATCGCCCAGGGGGCCGTCAGCGTACGGGCCTGCCCCGGCACCCCCATGATCCGGCCCTGGCACCTCGTCTGCTACGCAGGGGAGCCGCTCGGCCCGACCGCCCTCGCACTGGTGAAGTCGATGGTGGGGCCCAGCGGCGGCCTGAAGGCGACGGCCGAGGGAAGGCGTATCCTCCGGAGCTGA